The following proteins come from a genomic window of Portunus trituberculatus isolate SZX2019 chromosome 35, ASM1759143v1, whole genome shotgun sequence:
- the LOC123512975 gene encoding probable protein phosphatase 2C T23F11.1 isoform X2 — MGQTLSEPVTQKETSRCENSWLRVGASCMQGWRVNMEDAHTTILSLPDDPGTAFFAVYDGHGGARIAQHAGKHLHKTIVNRPEYGAGQIEAAVKQGFLDLDNAMQTDEVLKDELAGTTAICCLLRNRTIYCGNVGDSRAIASVSGRVEELSSDHKPSLASEQRRITAAGGWVELNRVNGNLALSRALGDFVFKKNELKGPEEQIVTACPDVTVRELTDDWEFIVLACDGIWDVMTNQEVVNFVRLRLSQGMEPEDVCEDLMTRCLAPDCQMGGLGCDNMTVILICILQSGSWKELQEKCGRPSVVLTSQTNEDDSDLDLQ, encoded by the exons ATGGGCCAAACACTGAGTGAGCCGGTGACACAGAAGGAGACCTCGCGCTGTGAGAACTCCTGGCTGAGGGTGGGTGCCTCGTGCATGCAGGGCTGGAGGGTCAACATGGAGGATGCACACACCACCATCCTATCCCTGCCAGATGACCCCGGAACGGCTTTCTTTGCTGTGTATGATGGACACGGAG GTGCTCGCATTGCTCAGCACGCAGGCAAACACCTCCACAAGACCATCGTCAACCGGCCAGAGTACGGTGCGGGACAGATAGAGGCAGCCGTCAAGCAG GGCTTCCTAGACCTGGACAATGCAATGCAGACAGATGAGGTGTTGAAGGACGAGCTTGCTGGTACAACTGCCATCTGCTGCCTCCTGCGGAACAGAACCATCTATTGT GGCAATGTAGGAGATTCCCGCGCCATTGCAAGTGTAAGTGGACGTGTGGAGGAACTGAGCAGCGACCACAAGCCCAGCCTTGCCTCAGAGCAGCGCAGGATTACAGCAGCAGGTGGCTGGGTGGAGTTGAACAGAGTCAATGGCAACCTGGCCCTCTCAAGAGCCTTGGGAGACTTTGTATTCAAGAAGAATGAACTCAAAGGCCCAGAAGAGCAGATTGTCACAG CTTGTCCTGATGTGACAGTGCGCGAGTTGACCGATGATTGGGAGTTCATCGTTCTGGCATGTGATGGCATCTGGGACGTAATGACCAACCAG GAGGTGGTGAACTTTGTGAGGCTGCGGTTGTCTCAAGGCATGGAGCCGGAGGACGTGTGTGAGGATCTCATGACCCGCTGCCTGGCACCAGACTGCCAGATGGGTGGCCTTGGCTGTGACAACATGACAGTCATCCTCATCTGCATTCTTCAGTCAGGATCATGGAAAGAG CTTCAGGAAAAGTGTGGGCGGCCGTCAGTGGTGCTCACCAGCCAGACCAACGAGGATGACAGTGACCTGGACCTGCAGTGA
- the LOC123512975 gene encoding probable protein phosphatase 2C T23F11.1 isoform X1 — MTFRMGQTLSEPVTQKETSRCENSWLRVGASCMQGWRVNMEDAHTTILSLPDDPGTAFFAVYDGHGGARIAQHAGKHLHKTIVNRPEYGAGQIEAAVKQGFLDLDNAMQTDEVLKDELAGTTAICCLLRNRTIYCGNVGDSRAIASVSGRVEELSSDHKPSLASEQRRITAAGGWVELNRVNGNLALSRALGDFVFKKNELKGPEEQIVTACPDVTVRELTDDWEFIVLACDGIWDVMTNQEVVNFVRLRLSQGMEPEDVCEDLMTRCLAPDCQMGGLGCDNMTVILICILQSGSWKELQEKCGRPSVVLTSQTNEDDSDLDLQ; from the exons AT GACCTTCAGGATGGGCCAAACACTGAGTGAGCCGGTGACACAGAAGGAGACCTCGCGCTGTGAGAACTCCTGGCTGAGGGTGGGTGCCTCGTGCATGCAGGGCTGGAGGGTCAACATGGAGGATGCACACACCACCATCCTATCCCTGCCAGATGACCCCGGAACGGCTTTCTTTGCTGTGTATGATGGACACGGAG GTGCTCGCATTGCTCAGCACGCAGGCAAACACCTCCACAAGACCATCGTCAACCGGCCAGAGTACGGTGCGGGACAGATAGAGGCAGCCGTCAAGCAG GGCTTCCTAGACCTGGACAATGCAATGCAGACAGATGAGGTGTTGAAGGACGAGCTTGCTGGTACAACTGCCATCTGCTGCCTCCTGCGGAACAGAACCATCTATTGT GGCAATGTAGGAGATTCCCGCGCCATTGCAAGTGTAAGTGGACGTGTGGAGGAACTGAGCAGCGACCACAAGCCCAGCCTTGCCTCAGAGCAGCGCAGGATTACAGCAGCAGGTGGCTGGGTGGAGTTGAACAGAGTCAATGGCAACCTGGCCCTCTCAAGAGCCTTGGGAGACTTTGTATTCAAGAAGAATGAACTCAAAGGCCCAGAAGAGCAGATTGTCACAG CTTGTCCTGATGTGACAGTGCGCGAGTTGACCGATGATTGGGAGTTCATCGTTCTGGCATGTGATGGCATCTGGGACGTAATGACCAACCAG GAGGTGGTGAACTTTGTGAGGCTGCGGTTGTCTCAAGGCATGGAGCCGGAGGACGTGTGTGAGGATCTCATGACCCGCTGCCTGGCACCAGACTGCCAGATGGGTGGCCTTGGCTGTGACAACATGACAGTCATCCTCATCTGCATTCTTCAGTCAGGATCATGGAAAGAG CTTCAGGAAAAGTGTGGGCGGCCGTCAGTGGTGCTCACCAGCCAGACCAACGAGGATGACAGTGACCTGGACCTGCAGTGA
- the LOC123512974 gene encoding uncharacterized protein LOC123512974 → MRTSLSLMSPLVGSAPGQSQATHCPQEVPAASMMVRSCEVTGTTGSHVKVLPISSLCVGEGHASSCSATHPTSDQHTHATVHRPQGPVTTLRHTHRDHIPSDREAVEDSCLTLVEEAMQPSSSRPEGRGGTQATHTPSNTTTETVLERNLVYRDDNIAYVVEGLYLGNITAAYSQPLLCRLDVQCVVDLSGTRPAQVPAAKKSICPCTCPRTTPHHRSRLCIDIPDTDEVDITQFSSEVTRFIHAAHLKGKNVLVHSYKGQSRAPALVILYLMTIIRMSFAQALSLVQTSYPCVDLNPAFRMTLQEVDRRLSPPPSPSPGPDITTITTTTTTHPKIRTAWT, encoded by the exons ATGAGGACATCTTTATCCCTGATGAGTCCTCTGGTAGGCAGCGCCCCAGGCCAGTCCCAGGCCACACACTGCCCCCAAGAGGTCCCCGCTGCCAGCATGATG GTGAGGTCCTGTGAGGTGACCGGCACTACGGGGAGCCACGTAAAGGTCCTGCCAATCTCATCCCTGTGTGTAGGCGAGGGCCACGCCTCAAGTTGCAGTGCCACACACCCCACGAGTGACCAGCATACACACGCCACAGTGCACAGACCCCAGGGACCAGTGACAACCTTGAGGCACACCCACAGGGACCACATCCCCAG CGATCGTGAAGCAGTAGAGGACAGCTGCTTGACACTCGTGGAGGAGGCGATgcagccttcctcctcccggCCAGAGGGTCGTGGTGGGACACAGGCGACCCACACACCATCGAACACCACGACTGAAACTGTTCTGGAGAGAAATCTGGTGTACAGGGACGACAACATCGCTTAC GTGGTGGAAGGACTGTACTTGGGCAACATCACCGCCGCGTACAGCCAGCCTCTGCTCTGCCGCCTGGACGTGCAGTGCGTAGTGGACCTTTCTGGCACGCGGCCTGCTCAGGTGCCTGCCGCCAAGAAGTCCATCTGTCCATGCACCTGTCCCCGCACCACGCCGCACCATAGGTCAAG gcTGTGCATCGACATTCCTGACACAGATGAAGTAGACATAACACAGTTCAGCTCGGAGGTGACTCGCTTCATCCACGCTGCCCATCTCAAGGGAAAGAACGTGCTCGTCCACAGTTACAAGGGCCAAAGCCGCGCCCCAGCACTGGTTATCCTCTACCTGATGACC ATCATACGCATGTCCTTCGCCCAAGCCTTGTCCCTGGTGCAGACATCCTACCCCTGCGTGGACCTCAATCCTGCCTTTAGAATGACGCTGCAGGAAGTGGACCGTCGCCTCAGCCCTCCGCCTTCTCCTTCACCAGGCCCAGAcatcacgaccatcaccaccaccaccaccacacatccgAAAATAAGGACAGCATGGACATAA